From Pseudomonas poae, the proteins below share one genomic window:
- a CDS encoding tyrosine-type recombinase/integrase, translating into MKRTDIKRLPLADTVLAALEPEAKDYYQNYGADRLYFLVTSAGRKRWVLRYKKPNGKWSWHGLGTYPDVSAKYAREKARAALKFNADGVDPITHKAALKAAQAVAEANTFKVAADLWLEKKIKDGRAEKTLKGIGGALKNDILPALGHKPLDHITRGDCANLQARIEKRGAHNTSEKVRVWVNQIFALAIAKGMTENNPASNLLAIAEKAPPENQYPHLLEEELPDFLKALRASDSGAIVKTAAWLTVWTASRPGMVRWAEWAEFDLDNGLWSVPGAKMKMKRDHLVPLPTQAVELLRELQKRTGCSRYLFPSSGEKVPVISDGSINKCFALIGYKGRMTGHGSRHTCDTLLSEHGWPEDWRDMHLAHKKPGLKGVYDKAVFLAQRQRMVQWYSDYLEALEAGSLAERMNEFQDRMEGRSKFSKEKKSLIAEKPVQM; encoded by the coding sequence ATGAAACGTACTGATATCAAGCGCCTGCCCCTGGCCGATACGGTGTTGGCTGCATTGGAGCCTGAGGCGAAGGACTACTACCAAAACTACGGGGCTGACCGCCTCTACTTCCTTGTGACCAGTGCTGGTCGTAAGCGCTGGGTGCTGCGGTACAAAAAGCCCAATGGGAAATGGAGCTGGCATGGGTTGGGGACCTATCCTGATGTCAGCGCAAAATACGCCCGAGAAAAGGCACGGGCCGCATTGAAGTTTAATGCTGATGGCGTAGACCCCATTACGCACAAAGCTGCCCTGAAAGCGGCACAGGCCGTCGCTGAGGCTAATACGTTCAAAGTGGCGGCTGATTTGTGGCTGGAAAAGAAAATCAAAGATGGTCGCGCTGAGAAAACCCTCAAGGGGATTGGCGGCGCCCTGAAGAACGACATCCTCCCTGCCCTTGGGCATAAACCTCTCGATCACATCACCCGTGGCGATTGCGCCAACCTGCAGGCGCGTATCGAGAAACGTGGGGCGCATAACACTTCGGAAAAGGTGCGGGTGTGGGTGAATCAGATATTTGCGCTGGCCATCGCCAAGGGCATGACGGAGAACAATCCTGCCAGCAATCTGCTCGCGATTGCTGAGAAGGCGCCACCGGAGAACCAGTATCCGCATTTGTTAGAAGAGGAGCTGCCAGACTTTCTCAAGGCGCTGCGTGCGTCAGACAGCGGCGCCATTGTGAAAACGGCGGCTTGGCTGACTGTGTGGACTGCGTCACGGCCGGGGATGGTGCGCTGGGCGGAATGGGCGGAGTTCGACTTGGATAACGGATTGTGGAGCGTTCCTGGGGCGAAGATGAAGATGAAGCGGGATCATCTGGTGCCGTTGCCTACTCAGGCGGTTGAACTACTCAGGGAGCTGCAAAAACGGACCGGTTGTTCCCGGTATCTGTTTCCGTCCAGTGGGGAAAAGGTGCCGGTTATCTCTGATGGGTCGATCAATAAGTGCTTCGCGTTGATTGGTTATAAGGGGCGTATGACTGGGCATGGGAGTCGGCATACGTGCGACACGTTGCTCTCGGAGCATGGGTGGCCGGAGGATTGGCGGGATATGCATCTGGCGCATAAGAAACCGGGGTTGAAGGGGGTGTATGACAAGGCGGTTTTTCTGGCGCAGCGACAGAGGATGGTGCAGTGGTATTCGGATTATCTTGAGGCGCTAGAAGCAGGGAGTTTAGCTGAGCGGATGAACGAATTTCAGGATCGAATGGAAGGCCGTAGTAAGTTCTCCAAAGAAAAAAAGAGCCTCATAGCCGAGAAACCTGTTCAGATGTAG